The proteins below are encoded in one region of Hemiscyllium ocellatum isolate sHemOce1 chromosome 27 unlocalized genomic scaffold, sHemOce1.pat.X.cur. SUPER_27_unloc_1, whole genome shotgun sequence:
- the LOC132807045 gene encoding probable G-protein coupled receptor 139, protein MHAPVIAPFFLICYSILAVIGAPANLLGIIVLCRGRCGLSRCITYYLVAIAVTDFLVIIFAVILNRISRFYFRESVLSTTPACTLSIVVVFAIWDCSVWLTVAFTFDRFVAICCQKLKSRYCTEKMASLVIGIVCALCCIKNIPFYFIYEPIYILDGISWFCNIKATYYIQPAWQVYSWFFQMYTPFLPFCAILVLNVLTIRQIVVANRARRRIRSTEKQHDSEMENRKRSIILLFAISFSFLLLWAPLVGHFSFTKLTDEGYYGGLDFSDPRYIFQEATNTLQLLSSCNNVFIYTISQNMFREDLKNVLIYPFASLINCFK, encoded by the coding sequence CCAACTTGCTGGGAATCATAGTCCTATGTCGAGGAAGATGTGGTCTCTCCCGGTGCATCACCTACTACCTGGTGGCGATCGCAGTGACTGATTTCCTTGTCATCATCTTTGCAGTCATTCTCAACCGAATCAGCCGCTTCTACTTCCGGGAAAGTGTCCTGTCTACCACTCCTGCATGCACTCTCAGCATCGTGGTAGTCTTTGCCATCTGGGATTGTTCCGTCTGGCTGACAGTTGCCTTTACCTTCGACCGTTTTGTGGCCATCTGTTGCCAGAAATTGAAGAGCAGGTACTGCACAGAGAAGATGGCGTCATTAGTCATCGGGATAGTTTGTGCATTGTGCTGCATCAAGAACATCCCATTCTACTTTATCTATGAACCCATATACATCTTAGATGGGATATCCTGGTTTTGCAACATCAAAGCCACTTACTACATCCAGCCAGCTTGGCAGGTTTATAGTTGGTTCTTCCAGATGTATACTCCCTTTCTCCCGTTCTGTGCCATTCTGGTGCTCAATGTCCTGACCATAAGACAGATCGTAGTGGCCAACAGAGCCCGCAGAAGGATCCGGAGCACAGAGAAGCAGCATGACTCAGAGATGGAGAACCGCAAGAGATCAATTATTCTGCTGTTCGCTATCTCTTTCAGTTTTCTCCTCCTGTGGGCCCCTCTTGTTGGACATTTCAGCTTCACGAAGCTTACAGACGAGGGTTACTATGGTGGCCTTGATTTCAGTGACCCTCGGTATATCTTCCAAGAGGCAACCAATACACTTCAGTTACTAAGTTCCTGCAACAACGTCTTCATTTACACAATATCTCAGAATATGTTTCGAGAGGATTTGAAGAATGTTCTGATCTACCCCTTTGCCTCCCTCATTAATTGCTTTAAATAG